From the genome of Falco cherrug isolate bFalChe1 chromosome 10, bFalChe1.pri, whole genome shotgun sequence:
CACCAGAGGAGAAGATGCAAAAACAGAGTCTGGGAACTCACCAAGCCTGCACTTTCATACAGGAATGAAGACAGTCACAACCATCTTCGTACTGGCTCATCAACTATTTTTAGCATCAGAAAGGGAGGCAACCATCCACAATGGGTCTGTTCCCTTTGATAAAGCGGATCTGAACACTCTCACTGTCCCAAAGATCCTTtaccaccaaaaccacaaaccaggTGAAGAGCTTTAAATTGTTCCTGCTCCCAAACACAAGGCATCTCTCTGCAGTTACATGACAGGTTGGAAGAGGGCCATGCAGCCCATTTAATTCAATTCACTTCCTCTTCCATCTGCTCTACACAGCCATGCTCTATTAGTCTTCTGAGAGCAATTgtatttaaagtgaaaaatgccAAGAGTCCATGTACATCCAGCATACATTGGATGCACTGTTCAAAGCCACCAGAGATTCACCAGTTCTGAGCTGCAGGCCAAGACCAGAGAAATCCCAGCATCCCTGTAATTCTACCCAGCTTTTATTTATCTTCAAAGGTTTTAAAAGTTAAACACAAGCTCCCTCCCAGAGACGCTTCCCAACTGGCTCTGCATTTAGTAGCAGAGCCAAGAAAACAGACTAAACTCAACTGGCACCAAACAAGGAGCCTGCTTTGTTCCTCTTTCACGCATTCCTCCCTGAGAGAGCTACAGAAAAGCCTTTGCCCCTACAACCAGAGGCGTACGCCAAGGACAGCAAATGGCATCATTATCACCAGGATGCATGTGGCAGCCCCATGGGCAGGTATCAACGTGCTGCAGGCAGAACTGCCAAGGGAACAAAATCACCCACTACTacagcacagacacacacagggCTAACCGCAGCCAACCGTCTGGCCAAAGCTGCGACccggtgctgctgccaggaTACCGTCAGCCCTGCCACTGCAGTGGATAAATAGGAAGAGTTTAGCCCAGGAGGTGACAGGGtggcagggcagctgcctgcttcaGGCTTTCAGCACCTTCACCAGCTCTTCTACCTGCCCTGCAGAAAGGTGGCAATGATCACATGCATGCTTTTGGCTCAAATGGCTAAGcgtgaggtttttttccttcccaacaACTAGCTTTCTTTTCTAGCACAGTGACAACATACAGACTTTCCTGCATGCTCTCCAGAAAATTGAAAAGGAGGATGGAGGATCCCACCCAAACCACTCCCTCCTTTTGCCTGATTTCTTTCTGGAATcccctgcttttgttttctaccTTTAACAGatgctgcaaaagaaatgcaCAGATAATGACACAGGCTTAACACACAGCTGCCAGTCCAAAGCATACGGATCCAGGTATGAAACAGCTATtcacacaccccatgcaccccaaactttaaaaaaatcaagtgccATATTTTACAGCGCCTTTGTGATTTGCACAACTGAAATACATACACCACATTAGAACACATTTTTATCCctcagcagaggaaaactgaaCGCCTGGGATCATTTCACAGGGACGCGCGATAGCCTGGCAGCCGCACAGTTAAAGCATTCAACCAAAACCATcaatctgaaaagcagctgctcagAATGACACAAGTCTTACAGTTTCCCAGCTGATAGTCCACATCCCACAGCCATTAAAGGCCGGGTTTTTTGCACTGCTCATCAAGAGGGCCCCGCAGAACGCTTCTGAAGACTATGACGACTATGGGGCATGAAAAGCTCAAGCTAGGAGGCGAGCCTGCCCAGGGCACACCACGAGCTGGCACAGACCTACCTCCTGATGGCACTGGCTCCAGGGTGCCACTGAGGTGCCATGACGCTCTGTAAGCTCTGCCATCCCATGCAGGCAAGAGCAGGGGCACACAAGCCACGAAGCACCTCGCAGCACACTGCGCCGCATGCCGCCGCGAGACCTCCGCCTGCTTCTGCCACGAAAGATCAAGCTTTCATCACCACTGCTTTAGCTGATGCCCACGGTTAGTGGGAGTCAGGCGCGTATGGAGGTTTCTCCAGCCTCACCTGAGGAGACCAATGACAAATAAATCAATGTTACATGCCACAGTTGCCCATTGCAGCAGACAAATCATTTCTGCTGCCCAGAAAGCCCTTCCCGTTCAACATCCCTCCCAACCCATCCTCCCACCACCAAAGAGAACATACTGTATTACAGAGACTTTCatactgggaaaatattttaatatagtaAACAAGTCAATTTACCTTtcacatgtttttaaataagtttaTGCTCGTTGTTAAACAAAACCGGTTTTTAAACAATGGATTACAGCCCCGAAATTCGTACAGTTCCCAGCTGATCCTGTAAATAGTGAGGAATTTTGGACACCGAGATCCTTTTCTAGGTAACAGACGGGCATAAATAGCGCAGGATTACGGCGGGTTCGCGAGGAGAAGCTAGCCCTGGCGAGGGAAGGAGCGAAGCCACAAAATTCCCTTTTGAGGAAAAATGGGGGGAGAAAGATGCCGCAGTTCTTCCCAGTCCAagccccgcggcccggccccgcggcccggcggTGTGTAGCCCCAGCCCTCCGCCGCTCGGCCGCGCCGGGGGTCTCgcagccgccgcccgccgggccccCGTGGGGCGGAGATGGGCGGGGGACGCCGCCGGCCGCTTCAGGGGCTGCCACGCACCCGGCGCAGCGCGGCGGCCCCCGCCTCGGGCCCGGGCGGCAGCGGGGAGGCGGCCGGGCGGCCCGTCTGGGCGACGCCGGCGTCGGAGCCGGGGCCCGGGCCCgtccgcggcggcggcggcggggcctcCTGCGtgggcgcggcgggcggctgGCCGGCCGCGGGGCCCGACggcggcgcggtgcggggctgcgaggtgccggcggcggggccggggccggagGAGCCGCCGCGCACCGGCTGCCAGATGAGGCTGTAGTAGACGGCGAGGACGATGGCGGCCAGCGAGACGGAGAGGACGTAGGCCAGCACGGTGGCCAGGCGCACCCACTTCTTGTTGGTCTTGGCCGCCATGCGCGCCTTCTTGTCCCCGGTGTAAGTGGCGGGCTTGCCCCGCTCCGCCCCTGCCTCCTTCTCTTTCATGGGGGCCCGGCCCTTGGCCCGCTGCTCCACCGACCCCTCCGTGGTGGGCCCCGGCTCcgcgccgccaccgccgccggcTCAGGACATGCCGCTCCCAGCTCGCGGGGCCGCCGCTCGTGCCGCTGCCCGCGGCCCGCGCTGCTCCGGCGGCTCCGCCGGCCgcgggcggggctggggcggggccTCCAGGggcagccccgccccgcgggggcGGTGCCGATCGCCTTTAAAGGGCCGACACCCGGCCCGCCGGCCTTGCGGAGCGCGTGCGGCTAGCTGAGGGGGCGCGCGcccgccccccttcccccccgaGCGCCTCTGAGGCGGCGGCCTGGGCCGTCCCCGGTGGGCCTAGCCGTCCCCCCCGGTAGGTACGTGGGCTGTGGGCGGCGGGCTCGCCCCCGGCGCTCCCCCTGAGGCAAGCCGCAGTTGGGGCTTGCCTTTGGGGTTCTGTGAGCGCGGGGGGGTGAGCGCCAGGAGGGCTCCTGGCAGCGGCCTAGCGTGGGAGGGGGTCGGGAGCCTCCCGCCCTTCCACTGAGGGTCACTCGGTGACTCCCGCCTGCAGGTACCTGGGGTCCTGCGCTTTCAGTGTAGCTGGGAGGGCGtcctggctgagcagcagcctctggggaCGAAGGCTTGGTTAATCCCCCTCGCATTGTGCTAGTCCCAAACCTACTGATATAATAGATTAATACATAATAGGTACAATCTAAAGCTGCCTCTAGGCTACGGGTTGACCTTACTCCCCATGTTAGTCCCCCCACAAAGCATTATACTGGTCAGGAGACAGCTAAAACACTGTTCTAGGGCATGGATTagcctttttaatttttttctgtatggtgcaaaatttttgttgtttagaaTGATTTAGTTGCTCCTTCTTCAATAATTTTCTCCTCCCATTAAATCTTGGGCTGGTCAGGTGTGTCACAGCAGAAAAGCTCTTGTAAAGGAGGAGTTGCAGTCCTGAAAGAGGctaacagcagctggagaaatgaCTGTCACCCAGAAAAGCATCGGAGGAAGTGAGTGAGTTTTGAGTTAAAggtagcattttatttttacactcaATAGCAGGAAAAATGTGGAGGAttgggagagaaagggaaaaccTTAGTTTTTGCAGGAAGTAGCATAGAGCTTGCAGCTCTGAGGAAGACTTACTGTGGCAGAAGGTAGGGAATAAAATGGTGTAACTTAAAAGTAACTGTaattcttggaaaaaaagtggCTTGTGTTGACCAAAAGCTCCAGGGATGCTGTATGCATGTGGAGGAGTAGCACTGCAATGATGGATCTGTGCATGCTGACCCTCAGCTAGGCATGGCAGGGAGCTCCCCGTGTCCAGCAGCAAAGGGAGCCTTTGGAAGGGGGCTAGGAAGCCCTTCAGTGAGGGGCACCTTAATTCTTCCTGCTCTTCTTACAAGGGCAAAGGAGTTTGGGGGAATAAGTTTTttgggagggagcagctgtgcaggtAGGGAATGTTCTGTTCATTCACACCTTCCTCTTGACT
Proteins encoded in this window:
- the INAFM2 gene encoding putative transmembrane protein INAFM2, whose product is MKEKEAGAERGKPATYTGDKKARMAAKTNKKWVRLATVLAYVLSVSLAAIVLAVYYSLIWQPVRGGSSGPGPAAGTSQPRTAPPSGPAAGQPPAAPTQEAPPPPPRTGPGPGSDAGVAQTGRPAASPLPPGPEAGAAALRRVRGSP